The following are encoded in a window of Brachyhypopomus gauderio isolate BG-103 chromosome 18, BGAUD_0.2, whole genome shotgun sequence genomic DNA:
- the tmsb gene encoding thymosin beta — translation MADKPNMMEITSFDKTKLKKTETREKNPLPTKETIEQERRDTSA, via the exons ATGGCTGACAAACCCAACATGATGGAAATCACAAGTTTTGATAAAACGAAACTAAAGAAGACGGAAACTCGGGAGAAGAACCCTTTGCCCACTAAGGAAA CCATCGAGCAAGAAAGGAGAGACACCTCAGCATAA
- the eif4ebp3 gene encoding eukaryotic translation initiation factor 4E-binding protein 3: MSTTCEASSCCPIPSRALDAKHWSPLPEPYSQTPGGTVFSTTPGGTRIIYDRKFLLECRNSPIARTPPCCLPHIPGVTMPSAHPLASLQEMQEEGRQELSADDSQFVMDI, encoded by the exons ATGTCGACTACCTGCGAAGCGTCGTCATGCTGCCCCATTCCTAGCCGTGCCTTAGACGCAAAACACTGGTCTCCCCTGCCCGAACCCTACAGCCAGACTCCAGGAGGCACCGTCTTCTCAACCACACCTGGAG GAACCAGAATCATCTACGACAGGAAGTTTCTTCTGGAGTGCCGCAACTCCCCGATCGCACGCACCCCGCCGTGCTGCCTCCCCCACATTCCAGGGGTCACCATGCCCTCCGCACACCCTCTGGCCAGCCTGCAGGAGATGCAGGAGGAGGGCCGCCAGGAGCTGTCTG CTGATGACAGCCAGTTTGTGATGGACATCTGA